A stretch of Candidatus Izemoplasmatales bacterium DNA encodes these proteins:
- a CDS encoding glycoside hydrolase family 13 protein: protein MNLHAVRHVPKGPMAYANDEHTLHIHLQTAKREVDAVELIIGDPFEWRLENGAYVWSGKAFPRKPMAVECETELFDHWFASVHTESTRSKYAFLVHADGRTWFYGCRELTPVDLARDDALVYNLAGYFNYPYINREDLIDAPSWADDTVWYQIFCDRFRKSAFQKDGYLPWGSVEAGIKNNMFFGGDLPGVVEAIPHLRSLGVTGIYFTPIFKAYSAHKYDTEDYFTIDPSFGTNADFKELVAKCHENGIRVMLDAVFNHCGWDHPFFQDVVKNGKKSPYWDCFFIEDEDFVDFPLDANGRPAVHTIRPRFRTFAMTPFMPKLNTGNPLMEKYLLDVGTYWVREYDIDGWRLDVSNEVSHAFWRKFRQAVRAVKNDVYILGENWDDSTPWLRGDQMDAVMNYEISYPIWQFFGTYRTPGKIDAERFAYRINNLLLSYPKPVAKNMFNLVDSHDTMRILTRCGGNVELAKLAYLFIFTFCGSPAILYGDEIGLEGSDDPDSRRCMVWDEKRQNLNMFDFMRRIIGLRKAVPDFKSTSLQWHRHDDGVLVYQKGSLVVMVNVNADRRSVEIPTSASRKAAVDLETGRPLLLDGRILLPGFSYRLLEIEE from the coding sequence ATGAACCTGCACGCCGTCCGACACGTTCCCAAGGGACCGATGGCATACGCCAACGACGAACATACCCTGCATATCCATCTTCAGACCGCGAAAAGAGAGGTCGACGCCGTCGAACTCATCATCGGCGATCCGTTCGAGTGGCGTCTCGAAAACGGCGCCTACGTCTGGAGCGGGAAGGCCTTCCCGCGCAAGCCGATGGCGGTCGAATGCGAGACCGAACTGTTCGACCACTGGTTCGCTTCGGTCCATACCGAGTCCACCCGGAGCAAGTATGCGTTTCTCGTCCACGCCGACGGCAGAACCTGGTTCTACGGCTGTCGCGAACTGACCCCCGTCGACCTCGCCAGGGACGACGCCCTCGTCTACAACCTGGCGGGTTACTTCAACTATCCCTACATCAACCGCGAGGACCTGATCGACGCGCCGTCGTGGGCGGACGATACCGTCTGGTACCAGATCTTCTGCGACCGCTTCCGCAAAAGCGCCTTCCAGAAGGACGGTTACCTTCCCTGGGGCTCCGTCGAGGCGGGCATCAAGAACAACATGTTCTTCGGCGGCGATCTGCCCGGGGTCGTCGAGGCGATTCCGCATCTGCGTTCGCTTGGCGTCACCGGCATCTACTTCACGCCGATCTTCAAGGCGTATTCCGCCCACAAGTACGACACCGAGGATTATTTCACGATCGATCCGTCGTTCGGGACGAACGCCGATTTCAAGGAACTGGTCGCGAAGTGCCACGAGAACGGCATCCGCGTCATGCTCGACGCCGTGTTCAATCACTGCGGCTGGGATCATCCGTTCTTCCAGGACGTCGTCAAGAACGGGAAGAAGTCGCCCTACTGGGACTGTTTCTTCATCGAGGACGAGGACTTCGTCGACTTTCCGCTCGACGCCAACGGCCGACCGGCGGTCCATACGATCCGGCCGCGCTTCCGTACCTTCGCGATGACGCCGTTCATGCCGAAGCTCAACACCGGCAATCCGCTGATGGAGAAGTATCTGCTCGACGTCGGTACCTACTGGGTGCGCGAATACGACATCGACGGGTGGCGGCTCGACGTCTCCAACGAGGTCTCCCACGCCTTCTGGCGAAAGTTCCGCCAGGCCGTCCGCGCCGTCAAGAACGACGTCTACATCCTCGGCGAGAACTGGGACGATTCGACCCCGTGGCTCCGCGGCGACCAGATGGACGCCGTCATGAACTACGAGATCTCCTATCCGATCTGGCAGTTCTTCGGAACGTACAGGACCCCCGGCAAGATCGATGCCGAACGTTTCGCCTATCGCATCAACAACCTTCTCCTGTCGTATCCAAAGCCGGTCGCCAAGAACATGTTCAACCTCGTCGACTCGCACGATACGATGCGGATCCTCACGCGCTGCGGCGGGAACGTCGAACTGGCGAAGCTCGCCTACCTGTTCATCTTCACGTTCTGCGGATCGCCAGCGATCCTGTACGGTGACGAGATCGGCTTGGAAGGAAGTGACGATCCCGATTCGCGTCGTTGCATGGTCTGGGACGAGAAGCGGCAGAACCTGAACATGTTCGATTTCATGCGTCGCATCATCGGCTTGCGCAAGGCGGTTCCCGACTTCAAGTCGACGTCGCTCCAATGGCACCGACACGACGACGGCGTCCTCGTCTATCAGAAAGGATCGCTCGTCGTGATGGTGAACGTGAACGCCGATCGTCGTTCGGTGGAGATCCCGACAAGCGCCAGCAGGAAGGCTGCCGTCGACCTCGAAACGGGCCGCCCGCTTTTGCTCGACGGCCGGATCTTGCTTCCCGGATTCAGCTATCGCCTCTTGGAAATCGAGGAATGA